CTCAGTGGTATTAGCGGTAATCGTTACAGACTGAGTGGTTACAGAAAGCATATATCCGCCCGGTGGTAAAGGGCGGTCTGTGGTTTTAAGGACTATCTTTCCTGCAGTTTTTCCCCCTGCAGCAGCTTCACCAGCTATATGACTTAATTCTGTTACAGCAGCAGCAAAGACAGTTCCCGCAGAACTTATAATCCGGGTATTTTTACTCAGCAGGAATTTTCCTGCGACAGGTTTCAGGGCGGTTGGTTGCGGGATAATGTTGTACCCTGCATTGGCAGATTGAGCTTTTGCGTTTTGAAGGTTAAGGAGTAAAGAAAGGCAGGTAATTGTAAATAGTTTAAGTTTTATCATCATGAGATCTGGCTTGTCTGAAACCAAATGTAGCTAAAACGTATTATTTATAATTGTCAATTTAATAGGCAATATTGTCTTTTCAGATAGATAGCACAGGATATCTTTCGGAATTTAAAATCGGAAATTGGTAGATTAGCATGCTTGATTGATTATGAACACTGTTATAAACAGAGACAAATCTAATATTTATGAGTACTGAAACTATAAAGCTGCATACTGCAGGACTGGTGGTGATCAAAGAAGGAAAATTACTGCTGGCCTTTAGCGGAAATAAAAATGCCTGGTACTTACCGGGAGGAAAAATTGATGCAGGGGAGACTGCGTATCAGGCTATTCAAAGAGAGATCAGGGAAGAACTGAATCTGGAGATGAATCCGGATTTGCTGGAGTATTATTGTCACATCACCGCACCGGCTTATGGCGAACAAAAAAATCTTCAGATGGAGCAGGAATGTTTTATTTATGATTTAAAAGAAGAAATAGCAGCCAGTAATGAGATTGATGAAGTTGGATATTTCGACCTGGAAACTTACCTGAAAGAACCTGCACAGGTCCCGGGTGTGCTGACACTTTTCAGCAGACTGCAAAAAGATGGATTAATTGCCGGTGTTTTAAGTACAGGTAATTAATATCAGCAAGAATCGGGTTTTACACGGCTGTTTTATCAGGCAGTTTTGCAGCGGTTTAATATTTACCTGTCTATCAATCTGAATTATGGAAGAATCTGTTAATCTGAATAGTACACTGGACCCCAAAGACTGGTCTTCAATGAGAAGTATGGGGCATGAAATGATTGATGATATCATGGATTACCTGGAAGGCATCAGAACCAAACCGGTCTGGCAGGAAATCCCTGCAGCTGTAAAAGACAGTTTTCAATCGCCTGTACCACAAAAACCTTCCACTATTGAGGAGGTTTATCACGAATTCAAAACCAATATATTTCCTTATACCAAAGGGAATATTCATCCCCGTTTTTTTGCCTGGGTACAGGGAACCGGGACCCCATTTGGCGTATTGGCAGAAATGCTCTCTGCTGCGATGAATCCTAATGTAACTATCGGTGAGCATGCACCTATGTATGTTGACCAGCAGGTTGTAAACTGGTGTAAACAAATAATGAATTATCCGGAGTCGGCTACAGGAATATTATTAAGCGGCGCATCTATGGCCAATATTACGGCTTTAAATGTAGCCCGCAACAGTCAGTTAAAACTGAATATCCGTAAAACAGGCGTAAAAGCTGTACCAGGTCAGCTGGTTTTATATTGCTCTGCAGAGACACATAGCTGTATACAGAAAGCCGCTGAGGTTTTGGGATTGGGAACCGATGCGGTCAGGAAAATCAAGACAAACAGCGATTATCAGATAAATATCAATGAACTGGTTAAAGCTATAGAAGCTGATCTGGCTGAAGGATTTTATCCGTTTTGTGTGGTAGGAAACGCCGGGACGGTAAATACAGGAGCAATTGATCCGCTGGATGAGCTGGCAGCGGTATGCCTGAAATATAATTTATGGTTTCATATTGATGGCGCTTTTGGTGCGCTGGCAAAATTAGTCCCTGCTTATTCAGCCAGGTTAAAAGCGATTGAAAAGGCAGATAGTGTAGCCTTCGATCTGCATAAATGGATGTATATGCCTTATGAAATAGCCTGTGTGCTAATCAAAGATAATCATGCACACAGATCTTCATTTGCAGTTACCCCTGAGTATTTGTTGCAGCAGGAAAGAGGACTGGCCGGTGGTCCGGATCCGGTTAATAATTACGGAATGGAGTTATCCAGGAGTTTTAAAGCACTAAAAGTCTGGATGTCTCTGAAAGAACATGGGCTGGAGAAATATGCTGAGGTAATCAATAAGAATATTTTGCAGGCATTTTATCTGGAAAAGCTGGTTCAGCAAGCGGATAATCTGGAACTGCTCTGTCCGGTCAATCTGAATATTGTTTGTTTCAGATATGTACATCAGGGTCTTTCTGTGAATGATTTAGAGGAGTTGAATAAAGAAATCATTATACAATTGCAGGAGCAGGGAATAGCTTCACCTTCATCGACAATTTTAAATGGTATTTATGCAATCCGTGTATGTATAGTCAATCAGAGAACTTTGCAGGCAGATCTTGATTTATTAATTGAAGAAATTATAAGAATTGGTGATCAGCTGATTGTATCTTTAAATTTTGCACTTTAAAAATTCATGGTAAATTATCAGATTAAAACTCCGGTGATGTTGTCAGTATCAGAAATTAAAATGATTCTGAAACATTGGGCAGTAGAAGAGTGGATCAACTTTACAGTAGCGGAATTCAATGAAAGATTTTGTGATTCTGAATTTCATCTGCTATCGGATGATAAGTTCAATATCCTCTGCGTAACACGTATCAATTTTGACTTTAAAATTGAGCTGGATAATACGGTTTATGAGCTGCCGGAATTGGTTGGTTTAGTTGCTATGGAAAAGATGAAAGGTTATGCCAGGCAATTAATCGGCCATATCGTTCATAATCTGAGCAGCAGGGCGATTGCCTGTATCGGTTTTTGTGAAGCAGAATTAAGACCTTTTTATGAAAAATGCAGTGTACCCATACTATATGATCAGGCTAAATATCTTAAAGAAAAACCAGTAAGTGAAGAGTTTGAGCCCAATACCGATGACGATATCCTGGATATCAATTTACCTGCTCATCTCAGGGACTTGCTGGCAGGTCTTAACGCCGGGCATACAGGTTATATCTTATTTGAAGATTAAAAAAACAGTTTGATTTGTGTATGACTTAGCCTGTATCTACACGTGATTCAGACCGTACCTGTATAGCCCAGTGTGCTGCTGTTTCTTTTACGTTTGATCAGATAATGATGCCATAAAAAATAGGTAGCCAGAGATCGCAGCGGTTTCCATTTTTCGGCCAGAACAAGCATTTCTTCTTTTGTTGCTGCACCAGTAAGCTCTTTGATGGTATTGACAACAGCAATATCTCCAAGAGGTAAAATATCTTTAGCCCCTAAACAAAACATCAGATAGACATCGGCCGTCCAGTGACCAATTCCCTTGATTGCTGTTAATTGTTTTCTGATTTCTGTTTCATCCAGATTGTGCAGTTCTTCCAGATTTATTTCCTGATGCAGGATTGCATTAGACAATTCGCGGAGATATTTTGCTTTTTGCCGGCTGATCTGGCAATTCCTCATCTCATCATCACTCAGTTTGAGTATATTGACTGGCGTAAATTCTTTAATATAGGCGTTTAGCTTAAGAAAATGTGCATGGGCAGAAGACAGGCTCACTTGCTGTTCCAGTATTATTTTTGATAAGGTAACAAATCCTGCAGGTCTGGACCAGTTAGGAGGCGATTGAAGCCGGCTGTATATCCCGGCAATTACCGGGTCGGCTTCAATCAGCAGATTAATATCTTTTTCATTGACAATGACATTCATAATCCTGAATAACTTATAGGTTTAGCGTATCAAAAATCTCTCCTCTGCTTAGTTTATCATTAATT
This portion of the Pedobacter lusitanus genome encodes:
- a CDS encoding NUDIX hydrolase gives rise to the protein MSTETIKLHTAGLVVIKEGKLLLAFSGNKNAWYLPGGKIDAGETAYQAIQREIREELNLEMNPDLLEYYCHITAPAYGEQKNLQMEQECFIYDLKEEIAASNEIDEVGYFDLETYLKEPAQVPGVLTLFSRLQKDGLIAGVLSTGN
- a CDS encoding pyridoxal phosphate-dependent decarboxylase family protein is translated as MEESVNLNSTLDPKDWSSMRSMGHEMIDDIMDYLEGIRTKPVWQEIPAAVKDSFQSPVPQKPSTIEEVYHEFKTNIFPYTKGNIHPRFFAWVQGTGTPFGVLAEMLSAAMNPNVTIGEHAPMYVDQQVVNWCKQIMNYPESATGILLSGASMANITALNVARNSQLKLNIRKTGVKAVPGQLVLYCSAETHSCIQKAAEVLGLGTDAVRKIKTNSDYQININELVKAIEADLAEGFYPFCVVGNAGTVNTGAIDPLDELAAVCLKYNLWFHIDGAFGALAKLVPAYSARLKAIEKADSVAFDLHKWMYMPYEIACVLIKDNHAHRSSFAVTPEYLLQQERGLAGGPDPVNNYGMELSRSFKALKVWMSLKEHGLEKYAEVINKNILQAFYLEKLVQQADNLELLCPVNLNIVCFRYVHQGLSVNDLEELNKEIIIQLQEQGIASPSSTILNGIYAIRVCIVNQRTLQADLDLLIEEIIRIGDQLIVSLNFAL
- a CDS encoding DNA-3-methyladenine glycosylase family protein, whose product is MNVIVNEKDINLLIEADPVIAGIYSRLQSPPNWSRPAGFVTLSKIILEQQVSLSSAHAHFLKLNAYIKEFTPVNILKLSDDEMRNCQISRQKAKYLRELSNAILHQEINLEELHNLDETEIRKQLTAIKGIGHWTADVYLMFCLGAKDILPLGDIAVVNTIKELTGAATKEEMLVLAEKWKPLRSLATYFLWHHYLIKRKRNSSTLGYTGTV